One part of the Lotus japonicus ecotype B-129 chromosome 2, LjGifu_v1.2 genome encodes these proteins:
- the LOC130741465 gene encoding protein MAINTENANCE OF MERISTEMS-like: MGGSVGIYEAEFDTNRSQTIRFGVLQTRYEAALAEHRYEDAARIWLVNQLGATLFASKSGGYHTTVYWIGMLEDLGRVCEYAWGAIALATLYDQLSRASRRGTAQMGGFSSLLLGWVYEYLSDCVIIRRADPEYSQDQPRARRWAMSRVGHAGLDERRVMLDELTVDDVIWTPFEDHRAHRPRDPRAMYSGYIRSPFGRVVRRHLPERVLRQFGFIQDVPRHPSEIQTSGSLAETADAAFAEFAPHLRPQGIPATYPGEAVEDCMRWYSAVSHRFIIPDDRREEFSAVTVMRRAVDLLEQSLEVPDAPAEGTHSRSLTERALDLIRSNAFIGTQGVAFAAVRGARAAGGRGRGDRARGGRGRGGRARGEGAPAEGAPAEGARGGRGRGGRARGPRGRRGAGRGRGE; the protein is encoded by the exons atgggaggatctgttggtatttatgaggctgagtttgatacgaataggtcccagactattcgctttggggtcttgcagacccggtatgaggctgcgttggcgg agcaccgatatgaggacgctgcacggatttggctggtgaaccagctaggcgccacgctctttgctagcaagagcggaggctaccatacgaccgtctactggatagggatgttggaggatcttggtcgagtgtgcgagtacgcgtggggcgcgattgcgctcgctacgctatacgaccagcttagtcgagcgtccaggagggggacggcccagatgggaggttttagctcgctcctgctaggatgggtctacgagtacctttctgacTGCGTCATTATCCGTagggcggatccggagtactcgcaggaccagcctagggcgcggcggtgggctatgtcccgggtcgggcatgcaggccttgatgagaggcgagtcatgctcgatgagctgacggtggatgacgttatatggaccccatttgaggaccatcgggctcatcgaccacgggatccgagggccatgtattctggctacatccggtcgccatttggccgtgttgttcgacggcatctaccagagagggttctgcgccagtttggcttcatacaggatgtccctcgacacccctctgagatccagacgtctgggtcccttgctgagaccgcagatgctgcctttgctgagtttgcgccgcacctccgccctcaggggatccccgctacatatccgggagaggctgtggaggattgcatgaggtggtacagcgctgtgtcccatcggttcatcatccctgatgataggagggaggagttcagtgcagtg actgttatgcgtcgggccgtggacttgttggagcagtcactcgaggtgccagatgctcctgcagagggcacgcattcccgatccctcactgagagggcgctggatcttattagatccaatgccttcattggtacccagggggtagcctttgctgctgtccgaggagctagagctgcaggaggcagaggtcgtggagacagagcgcgtggaggcagaggccgtggaggcagagcccgtggagagggtgctcctgcagagggtgctcctgcagagggtgcgcgtggaggcagaggccgtggaggcagagcccgtggacctagaggtcgtagaggggccggtaggggtcggggcgagtga